One Euphorbia lathyris chromosome 1, ddEupLath1.1, whole genome shotgun sequence DNA segment encodes these proteins:
- the LOC136210940 gene encoding 4-hydroxyphenylpyruvate dioxygenase: MGKENETLASEEAFKLVGFSNFVRINPRSDRFTVKRFHHVEYWCSDATNTARRFSWGLGMPLVAKSDLSTGNVTHASYLLRSGDLNFLFTAPYSPSIAAMENLSDTATASIPTFSREVFLNFSAKHGLAVRAIAIEVEDAAIAFNTSVVHGAIPVAGPVLLDNRACVAEVHLYGDVVLRYVSYLSPNPDITADSCLFLPKFEPVDEALSFPLDYGIRRLDHAVGNVPELAPAISYVKQFIGFHEFAEFTAEDVGTMDSGLNSAVLANNEETVLLPMNEPVFGTKRKSQIQTYLEHNEGAGVQHLALASSDIFNTLREMRKRSAIGGFEFMPSPPPTYYKKLKNRAGDVLSDEQIKECEELGILVDRDDQGTLLQIFTKPLGDRPTIFIEIIQRVGCMLKDETGREYQKGGCGGFGKGNFSELFKSIEEYEKTLEVKRTPGA, from the exons atgggaaaagaaaatgaaactcTTGCATCAGAAGAAGCTTTCAAGCTCGTCGGGTTTTCCAACTTCGTCAGAATCAATCCCCGGTCTGATCGTTTTACGGTCAAACGTTTTCACCACGTTGAATACTGGTGCTCCGATGCTACCAACACTGCTCGCCGTTTTTCATGGGGCCTTGGCATGCCTCTTGTCGCCAAATCGGATCTCTCCACCGGTAACGTTACTCATGCTTCCTATCTTCTCCGTTCCGGTGACCTCAATTTCCTCTTCACAGCTCCTTACTCTCCTTCGATAGCTGCCATGGAAAATCTATCCGATACTGCTACTGCATCGATTCCTACCTTCTCTCGCGAAGTTTTTCTCAATTTCTCCGCCAAGCACGGCCTTGCCGTCCGAGCTATAGCAATAGAAGTAGAAGACGCTGCAATCGCTTTCAATACTAGTGTCGTTCATGGCGCCATTCCGGTTGCCGGACCTGTATTACTTGATAATCGTGCTTGTGTTGCGGAGGTTCACTTGTACGGCGACGTCGTTTTGAGGTATGTCAGTTACTTGAGCCCAAATCCTGATATTACTGCTGATAGTTGCTTGTTTCTGCCGAAATTTGAGCCGGTAGATGAGGCGTTGTCGTTCCCGTTGGATTACGGTATTCGACGGCTAGATCATGCGGTTGGAAATGTGCCGGAATTAGCTCCGGCGATTTCGTATGTGAAACAGTTCATCGGTTTCCATGAGTTTGCAGAGTTCACAGCGGAGGATGTGGGGACGATGGATAGTGGATTAAACTCAGCGGTGTTAGCTAATAATGAAGAAACGGTGTTGCTACCGATGAATGAACCGGTGTTTGGCACAAAGAGGAAAAGTCAGATACAGACATACTTGGAGCACAACGAAGGGGCTGGAGTACAGCATTTGGCGCTTGCGAGTTCAGATATATTCAACACTTTGAGAGAGATGAGAAAGAGGAGTGCGATTGGAGGATTTGAGTTTATGCCATCTCCTCCCCCAACATATTACAAAAAATTGAAGAACAGAGCAGGAGATGTTTTGAGTGATGAACAGATTAAGGAATGTGAAGAATTAGGGATTTTGGTTGATAGAGATGATCAAGGGACCTTGCTTCAGATTTTCACTAAACCTTTGGGCGATAG GCCAACCATATTCATAGAGATAATTCAGAGAGTGGGGTGTATGCTCAAGGATGAAACAGGGAGAGAATATCAGAAGGGTGGATGCGGAGGTTTTGGGAAAGGCAACTTCTCAGAATTATTCAAAAGCATTGAGGAATATGAGAAAACATTGGAAGTGAAACGAACTCCAGGAGCATAA
- the LOC136210941 gene encoding probable 6-phosphogluconolactonase 4, chloroplastic, which produces MASSSLSFSVSLRTLSSSLRTSPKIYSPVASNRLKFNLNSSNYTAAGVRIGSYSRFDFKTMASGMTTAAATDKKKIVEVFDKEEDLAISLAKYTADLSSKFAKERGSFTVVVSGGSLIKSLRKLLESPYIDSIEWSRWHVLWVDERVVPKDHVDSNYKLAFDGFLSKVPIPPGNVYAINDALSAEGAADDYETCLKHLVTMKVLETSSVTGFPKFDLMLLGMGPDGHVASLFPGHPLVNEKEKWVTFIKDSPKPPPERITFTFPVINSSAYIALVVCGAGKADVVGKALGKDQSSNLLPVEMVSAEGEFKWFLDKDAASKL; this is translated from the exons ATGGcatcttcttctctctctttctccgTTTCTCTGCGTACTCTTTCGTCTTCTCTGCGAACATCGCCCAAAATTTACTCTCCAGTTGCCTCAAATCGGTTAAAGTTCAACCTGAATAGTTCAAATTACACGGCTGCCGGAGTGCGGATTGGAAGTTATAGTAGATTCGATTTCAAAACTATGGCGTCTGGAATGACGACTGCGGCGGCAACTGATAAGAAGAAGATTGTGGAGGTCTTCGACAAGGAAGAAGATCTGGCGATTTCTCTCGCCAAATACACAGCTGATCTATCATCTAAATTTGCTAAAGAAAGAGGCTCTTTCACTGTTGTTGTCTCTGGTGGTTCTCTCATCAAATCCCTCAG GAAATTACTGGAATCTCCTTACATTGATTCAATAGAATGGTCGAGATGGCATGTTCTGTGGGTGGATGAGAGGGTGGTGCCTAAGGATCATGTTGACAGTAACTACAAATTGGCGTTTGACGGTTTTCTCAGTAag GTGCCAATTCCTCCAGGCAATGTCTATGCCATCAACGATGCTCTGTCGGCAGAAGGTGCAGCAGATGACTATGAAACCTGTCTTAAACACTTAGTTACTATGAAAGTGTTGGAGACATCATCAGTTACTGGGTTTCCAAAATTCGATCTGATGCTTCTAGGAATGGGCCCAGATGGACACGTGGCATCTCTGTTCCCTGGACATCCACTAgtcaatgaaaaagaaaaatgggTTACCTTCATTAAAGACTCTCCAAAACCACCTCCAGAGAGAATTACTTTCACTTTCCCTGTCATTAACTCATCTGCATATATAGCTCTTGTCGTGTGCGGTGCAGGAAAAGCTGATGTAGTAGGAAAAGCATTGGGAAAGGATCAAAGTTCGAACCTTTTGCCTGTTGAGATGGTTTCTGCTGAAGGGGAATTCAAGTGGTTTTTGGACAAAGATGCAGCTTCTAAGCTTTAG